Proteins from a genomic interval of Miscanthus floridulus cultivar M001 unplaced genomic scaffold, ASM1932011v1 fs_518_1_2, whole genome shotgun sequence:
- the LOC136532061 gene encoding uncharacterized protein has protein sequence MHTCFHLGEMEMNLIRTWCLMQVHIVKQMPSVKAGYVDPQAIAQTNFNYPKRWTLDAKELAAAKTLREKERIRSAKLREESLKVAAYIALAFKNLQQHSTIWLPYNFDNHWICIAVDVGKSMAWVFDSIDKDPATYKDFISILKTAFRFYVSHHHGRHDPARKEKLAIKTLCACPKQRPGSVHCGYYICSMMSNTGAYRRHPLRWREEKGMKRDPYKDDQLLELVGDLCNFILDQIVHVRGAYHDRESDLGTNPQYQHLRETERLALGR, from the exons atgcacacatgctttcacctgggagaaatggagatgaatctaattcgcacgtggtgcct aatgcaagtgcacattgtcaaacaaatgccaagtgtgaaagccgggtatgtagaccctcaagctatagcccaaacaaattttaattaccctaaacggtggacactggatgccaaagagctagcagctgcaaagactcttcgggagaaagagcgcatccgtagtgcgaagctaagggaagagtcccttaaggttgcggcatacattgctctggctttcaaaaatctccaacaacactctactatatggctaccatacaacttcga caaccactggatttgtatagccgtcgatgtcgggaagagcatggcatgggtctttgattcaatagataaggacccggcgacatacaaagacttcatatcgattctcaagac ggcatttaggttctatgtctcgcatcatcacggaaggcatgatccagcgaggaaggaaaagctggctataaaaacactatgtgcg tgccccaagcagaggcctgggagtgtacattgtggatactatatatgttctatgatgagtaacaccggtgcctacaggagacaccccttaagg tggagagaagagaaaggaatgaaaagagacccatacaaggatgaccaactcttagagctcgtcggcgacctttgcaacttcatattggaccagattgtacacgtcagaggcgcctaccatgatcgagagtctgacttaggtacaaatcctcagtaccaacaccttcgtgagactgaaaggctagctctaggacgttga